The Euleptes europaea isolate rEulEur1 chromosome 2, rEulEur1.hap1, whole genome shotgun sequence genome has a segment encoding these proteins:
- the FASLG gene encoding LOW QUALITY PROTEIN: tumor necrosis factor ligand superfamily member 6 (The sequence of the model RefSeq protein was modified relative to this genomic sequence to represent the inferred CDS: inserted 2 bases in 1 codon; deleted 2 bases in 1 codon): MALALLLFSELMEPLKQTSETTSCCGQTSHEPRSGCSVQAGLSYLASEQWVESLRFSAVNQKHFIAVGAGAVWGTQHKERTLLERSVSAEPSSRVXRETPGTGWCFPAMQQNPPPPYSQVFWTNNSAVLSPNCAPLGLYPSGAGPRRETCPPWLGPERNRQRLHSKDGTCLCFLVVFLLVLLALAGVGLAMFQIFRLQKELELSRNGHMPQPPEMLKGLLYRTTEKMVKRSAHLTGKAIQKSLLLEWDNTYGHAFVSGVRYENRGLVIEEAGLYFVYARVFFRGQLCTNQPLDHMVFKRNPVYSGSQVLMWDRKMNYCRTTLMWSSGSYLGALFNLSRQDSLYVNVSHPSLVNYEESKTFFGLYML, translated from the exons ACTTCTCATGAGCCTCGTTCGGGCTGCTCTGTGCAGGCTGGGCTAAGTTATCTTGCATCAGAGCAGTGGGTGGAA TCTCTGAGGTTTTCTGCTGTCAACCAGAAACACTTTATAGCGGTGGGTGCAGGTGCAGTGTGGGGGACGCAGCACAAGGAGCGAACGCTGCTCGAACGCAGCGTCTCGGCCGAGCCCAGCAGCAGAGT TCGAGAGACTCCCGGGACCGGTTGGTGTTTTCCTGCCATGCAGCAAAATCCTCCGCCTCCTTACTCCCAGGTCTTCTGGACAAACAACAGTGCAGTTTTGAGCCCCAACTGTGCCCCACTGGGATTGTACCCCTCTGGGGCTGGGCCCCGTCGAGAGACTTGCCCCCCTTGGCTTGGGCCAGAGAGGAACAGGCAGAGACTGCATTCTAAGGATGGCACATGCCTCTGTTTCCTGGTGGTTTTTCTGCTGGTCTTGTTGGCCCTCGCGGGGGTTGGCCTAGCAATGTTTCAGATCTTCCGTCTGCAGAAGGAGTTGGAG CTTTCCCGGAATGGACACATGCCTCAACCTCCAGAGATGCTCAAAG GTCTCCTGTACAGAACAACAGAAAAGATGGTCAAGAGGAGCGCACACTTAACAG GTAAAGCCATCCAGAAATCTCTGCTGCTCGAATGGGACAATACCTACGGACACGCTTTTGTCTCTGGGGTCCGATACGAAAACAGGGGGCTGGTGATTGAAGAAGCCGGCCTCTACTTCGTGTACGCGAGAGTGTTCTTCCGAGGTCAGCTCTGCACCAACCAGCCCCTTGACCACATGGTCTTCAAACGAAACCCGGTTTACTCTGGTTCCCAGGTGCTGATGTGGGACAGGAAAATGAACTATTGCCGGAccacgctcatgtggagcagcggcAGCTACCTGGGCGCCTTGTTCAACCTTTCCAGGCAGGACAGCCTGTATGTGAATGTCTCTCACCCCAGCCTGGTGAATTACGAGGAATCAAAAACTTTCTTTGGCTTATATATGCTTTAG